One region of Paraburkholderia acidiphila genomic DNA includes:
- a CDS encoding peptide MFS transporter, with amino-acid sequence MNTPASATPTPSRTRSFTTVFLIEMWERFGYYGMAALLVLFMVEQVGFSDREANLTWGAFVALVFAAPAIGGWIGDQVLGARRSMAAGAVILAAGYFMLEMPNDSLSHMYASLGVIVVGNGLFKSNAANLVRRIYEGDDAQLDSAFTIYYMAVNIGSTVSMLATPWIKEHWGWHAAFGVCCAGMALGILNFLLMRRTLARIGSAPDDQPLHLGRAALVAVGAVALGAATMFVLQHETIARDCVYAAAAAILAIFGWMLVRCEHAERAGLIAALILTCQVILFFVFYQQMSTSLTLFALRNVDPQFALFGIALFRWSPAQFQALNPIWIMVLSPVLAVLYTSLARHGRDVPVAVKYALGFAVVAAGFFVFAASGRYAVEGRVSSWFMVAGYGLYSLGELLVSGLGLAMIARYVPARMSGFMMGAYFVATGVSQYLGSVVANFAQMPSGTLDPLTSLPLYTRLFTGLGWLASLGVLVAVLLLPIMNRLSREHHAKSGAQASREPQSESIE; translated from the coding sequence ATGAATACGCCAGCCTCCGCCACGCCCACCCCAAGCCGGACCCGCTCGTTCACGACGGTCTTCCTGATAGAGATGTGGGAGCGCTTCGGCTACTACGGCATGGCGGCGCTGCTGGTGCTGTTCATGGTCGAGCAGGTCGGCTTCAGCGACCGCGAGGCGAACCTCACGTGGGGCGCGTTCGTCGCGCTCGTTTTCGCGGCGCCGGCCATCGGCGGATGGATCGGCGACCAGGTGCTCGGCGCACGGCGCTCCATGGCGGCGGGCGCCGTGATCCTCGCGGCCGGCTACTTCATGCTCGAGATGCCCAACGACAGCCTGAGCCACATGTACGCTTCGCTAGGCGTGATCGTGGTCGGCAACGGTCTCTTCAAGTCGAACGCGGCGAACCTCGTGAGGCGCATTTACGAGGGCGACGACGCGCAGCTCGACAGCGCGTTCACGATCTACTACATGGCGGTGAACATCGGCTCAACCGTCTCGATGCTCGCTACGCCCTGGATCAAGGAGCATTGGGGCTGGCATGCCGCTTTCGGCGTGTGCTGCGCGGGCATGGCGCTCGGCATCCTCAACTTCCTTTTGATGCGCCGCACGCTCGCGCGCATCGGCTCGGCTCCCGACGACCAGCCGCTGCACCTCGGCCGCGCCGCGCTCGTGGCAGTGGGCGCCGTGGCGCTCGGCGCGGCGACGATGTTCGTGCTCCAGCACGAAACGATCGCGCGCGACTGCGTGTATGCCGCGGCGGCCGCCATTCTCGCGATATTCGGCTGGATGCTCGTGCGCTGCGAGCATGCCGAACGCGCCGGCCTTATCGCCGCGCTCATCCTTACGTGCCAGGTGATCCTGTTCTTCGTGTTCTATCAGCAGATGTCGACGTCGCTCACGCTGTTCGCGCTGCGCAACGTCGATCCGCAGTTCGCGCTGTTCGGTATTGCCCTGTTCCGATGGAGCCCGGCGCAATTCCAGGCGCTCAATCCCATCTGGATCATGGTGCTTTCGCCGGTGCTCGCCGTGCTTTACACGTCGCTTGCGCGTCACGGCCGCGACGTGCCGGTGGCGGTGAAGTACGCACTCGGCTTCGCCGTGGTCGCCGCCGGCTTTTTCGTGTTCGCGGCGAGCGGGCGCTATGCGGTGGAAGGGCGCGTGTCGTCGTGGTTCATGGTGGCCGGCTACGGGCTCTATTCGCTCGGCGAACTGCTCGTGAGCGGCCTCGGGCTCGCGATGATCGCGCGCTACGTGCCCGCGCGCATGAGCGGCTTCATGATGGGCGCGTATTTCGTCGCGACCGGCGTTTCGCAATATCTGGGCAGCGTGGTGGCGAATTTCGCGCAGATGCCCTCGGGCACGCTCGACCCGCTTACCTCGTTGCCGCTTTATACGCGGCTTTTCACCGGACTCGGCTGGCTCGCGTCGCTGGGCGTGCTGGTGGCCGTGCTGCTGTTGCCGATCATGAACCGCCTCTCGCGCGAGCATCACGCGAAAAGCGGCGCGCAAGCCTCGCGCGAGCCGCAATCGGAAAGTATCGAGTGA
- a CDS encoding HU family DNA-binding protein gives MPTSAKKVAKKAAAPAKKVAAKKAPATKTAAAKKVAVKASGAPTPIKDTFTKASLATHVAERAGVEPKAAKAVLAALEDTILGSVHKKGAGEFTLSGLLKIVVQAVPAKKKRFGKDPFTGEERWFPAKPASVRIKARALKKLKDAAAA, from the coding sequence ATGCCGACTTCCGCAAAGAAAGTGGCCAAAAAGGCAGCTGCCCCGGCCAAGAAGGTTGCCGCAAAGAAAGCGCCCGCCACCAAGACGGCCGCAGCTAAGAAGGTCGCCGTGAAGGCGTCCGGCGCACCGACGCCGATCAAGGACACCTTCACGAAGGCCTCGCTGGCTACCCACGTCGCTGAGCGTGCAGGCGTCGAGCCGAAGGCTGCCAAGGCTGTGCTCGCCGCGCTGGAAGACACGATCCTCGGTTCGGTCCACAAGAAGGGCGCCGGCGAATTCACGCTGTCGGGTCTTCTGAAGATCGTCGTGCAGGCCGTGCCGGCGAAGAAGAAGCGCTTCGGCAAGGATCCGTTCACGGGCGAAGAGCGCTGGTTCCCGGCCAAGCCCGCATCGGTCCGCATCAAGGCGCGCGCCCTGAAGAAGCTGAAGGACGCTGCAGCAGCCTGA
- a CDS encoding DJ-1/PfpI family protein, which translates to MALQIGFLVFPNVQQLDLTGPYDVLASMPDTQARLIWKTLDPVRSSTGLMLTPDTTFEDCPPLDVICVPGGSGVSQLIPDDETLAFLRRQAGTARYVTSVCTGALVLGAAGLLRGRRATTHWAFHELLEPLGALPVKARVVRDGNVLTGGGITAGIDFALTLAAELIGDEAAQALQLELEYAPAPPFDAGDPASAPPAIVQRLRAQTAASLAERARVVAAAAAKLAA; encoded by the coding sequence ATGGCACTGCAAATCGGCTTTCTCGTCTTTCCCAACGTTCAACAGCTCGACTTGACCGGCCCATACGACGTGCTCGCCTCGATGCCGGACACCCAGGCGCGGCTCATCTGGAAGACGCTCGATCCGGTCCGCTCGAGCACCGGCCTCATGCTCACGCCCGACACGACCTTCGAGGACTGCCCGCCGCTCGACGTGATCTGCGTGCCGGGCGGCAGCGGCGTCTCGCAGCTGATTCCCGACGACGAGACGCTTGCCTTCCTGCGCCGCCAGGCGGGCACGGCACGCTATGTCACCTCGGTTTGCACGGGCGCGCTGGTGCTCGGCGCGGCCGGCCTCCTGCGCGGACGCCGCGCAACCACGCACTGGGCCTTCCACGAACTGCTGGAGCCGCTCGGCGCGCTGCCCGTGAAAGCGCGCGTGGTGCGCGACGGCAACGTGCTGACCGGCGGCGGCATCACTGCGGGTATCGATTTCGCATTGACGCTCGCCGCCGAGCTGATCGGCGACGAGGCCGCCCAGGCGCTGCAGCTCGAACTCGAGTACGCGCCCGCGCCGCCGTTCGATGCCGGCGACCCCGCCAGCGCGCCGCCTGCGATCGTGCAAAGGTTACGCGCGCAGACAGCGGCCTCGCTGGCCGAACGTGCTCGCGTAGTCGCGGCGGCGGCCGCGAAACTCGCCGCCTGA
- a CDS encoding LysR substrate-binding domain-containing protein, producing the protein MPTADLSLRQVEAFRALMQWRTVTRAAQALGISQPAASRLLADFEAKMGFALFERRQGRLLPTVEAHTLQDEVERAFFGFERVAQVAAQIRAQRRGVVRVAASADLCADFLPRVAAAFASEHEGVDLELMTADAGEIAERVAAQRCDLGFVAQAVVHPGARLEALGEWPLRCIVPRGHRLARKRVIDAQDCAGERFISFATASAARLSIDRLFAECGVAREPGVEAALAQSVVAMVEAGMGIALVDALTAQHASARVSVKRFTPALSSALHVVRGTQRAPTALGDAFVRHAAAALVRLR; encoded by the coding sequence ATGCCGACAGCCGATCTCAGTTTGCGCCAGGTGGAAGCGTTTCGCGCATTGATGCAGTGGCGCACCGTCACTCGCGCGGCGCAGGCGCTTGGCATTTCGCAGCCTGCGGCGAGCCGTCTGCTTGCCGACTTCGAAGCGAAGATGGGGTTCGCGCTTTTCGAGCGACGCCAGGGACGCTTGCTGCCCACCGTCGAGGCGCACACGCTGCAAGACGAGGTCGAGCGCGCGTTCTTCGGCTTCGAGCGCGTCGCCCAGGTCGCCGCGCAGATTCGCGCGCAACGGCGCGGCGTCGTGCGTGTCGCCGCTTCGGCGGATCTTTGCGCCGACTTTCTGCCGCGCGTGGCCGCTGCGTTCGCGAGCGAGCACGAGGGTGTCGATCTCGAACTGATGACCGCAGACGCTGGCGAGATTGCCGAGCGCGTGGCGGCGCAACGCTGCGATCTCGGGTTCGTCGCGCAAGCCGTCGTGCATCCTGGCGCGCGTCTCGAGGCACTCGGCGAATGGCCGCTGCGCTGCATCGTGCCGCGTGGGCACCGCCTTGCGCGCAAGCGCGTGATCGATGCGCAGGACTGCGCGGGCGAACGCTTCATTTCGTTTGCCACGGCGAGCGCGGCGCGCCTCTCCATCGACCGGCTCTTTGCCGAATGCGGGGTGGCGCGCGAGCCTGGCGTCGAAGCGGCGCTCGCGCAATCCGTCGTGGCGATGGTGGAAGCGGGGATGGGCATCGCGCTCGTCGACGCGCTGACGGCCCAGCATGCGAGTGCGCGGGTGAGCGTGAAGCGCTTTACGCCGGCGCTGTCGAGTGCGCTCCATGTCGTGCGCGGCACACAACGCGCGCCGACGGCGTTGGGCGACGCATTCGTGCGGCATGCTGCAGCCGCGCTGGTGCGG
- a CDS encoding carboxymuconolactone decarboxylase family protein has product MQARMDFYKASPEGTKAMIALEERASKSSIEKPLAELVRLRASQINGCAFCVDMHTTDARKGGETDRRLATVSVWRETPFFTERERAALEWTESVTLLAQTHVPDEVWERVKPHFSEQEIADLTLLIIAINGWNRIAVTFRKMPA; this is encoded by the coding sequence ATGCAGGCACGTATGGATTTCTACAAGGCCAGCCCGGAAGGCACGAAGGCCATGATCGCGCTCGAGGAGCGCGCGAGCAAAAGCTCGATCGAAAAACCGCTCGCGGAACTGGTGCGCCTGCGTGCTTCGCAGATCAACGGCTGCGCGTTCTGCGTGGACATGCACACCACGGATGCGCGCAAGGGCGGCGAAACCGATCGCCGGCTCGCCACGGTGTCGGTGTGGCGTGAAACGCCGTTCTTCACGGAGCGCGAACGCGCGGCGCTCGAATGGACCGAATCGGTCACGCTGCTCGCGCAAACGCATGTGCCCGACGAGGTTTGGGAACGCGTGAAGCCGCATTTCAGCGAGCAGGAGATCGCCGACCTCACGCTGCTGATCATCGCGATCAACGGCTGGAACCGCATTGCGGTGACGTTCCGCAAGATGCCGGCCTGA
- the pdxR gene encoding MocR-like pyridoxine biosynthesis transcription factor PdxR: protein MELHVTVSGRRDLAGQIYRQLRDSIVDGRLAGGTRLPSTRDLALQLGVSRKTTLDVFERLLAEGYLNSRRGSGTFVAETLERLPARERGHPNAQIRAATAASRAVAASVREAHATPWWRAQAEALHGSLPRLDARLACDFAGGITDKSRFPFDIWRRCINDALRVQARGHGMYREPAGEEKLRLAVSRYLAFNRAVESNWQDVIVTQGAQQALDLLARVTLAPGDVVAVEDPGYPPARDIFAASGAKVVPVPVDREGLVVARLPKAARIVYVTPSHQFPLGMPMSLARRVALLEWAQARGALVIEDDYDCEYRFEGRSMEPLKSLDNAGLVAYVGTFSKTIFPELRVGYTVPPAALAAPLARARQIGDAHGCVLTQTALADFMLNGHFARHLRRMHQTYSQRRDVLLAHLRGPLAPWLEPVTPNTAGLHLAARLVAPLDAAAVVQAARSASIGLHPLAPFHLEAPVQSGFLFGYGGVDTERIDAALTSLATLLRTL, encoded by the coding sequence ATGGAACTCCACGTCACCGTGTCGGGCCGTCGCGACCTCGCGGGCCAGATTTATCGCCAACTGCGCGACAGCATTGTCGACGGCCGTCTTGCAGGCGGCACGCGTCTGCCGTCCACACGCGACCTCGCATTACAGCTTGGCGTGTCGCGCAAGACCACGCTCGACGTATTCGAACGGCTGCTCGCCGAGGGCTATCTGAACTCGCGGCGCGGCTCGGGCACGTTCGTCGCCGAAACGCTCGAACGCCTGCCCGCGCGCGAACGCGGTCATCCTAATGCGCAGATTCGCGCAGCCACCGCGGCTTCCCGTGCCGTTGCCGCTTCGGTGCGCGAGGCGCATGCCACGCCATGGTGGCGGGCGCAAGCCGAGGCGCTGCACGGCTCGTTGCCGCGTCTGGACGCGCGGCTCGCCTGCGACTTCGCGGGCGGCATCACCGACAAGTCGCGCTTTCCCTTCGACATCTGGCGGCGCTGCATCAACGATGCGTTGCGCGTGCAGGCGCGTGGCCACGGCATGTATCGGGAACCTGCGGGCGAGGAGAAGCTGCGCCTCGCGGTGTCGCGCTATCTCGCCTTCAATCGCGCGGTAGAGAGCAACTGGCAGGACGTGATCGTCACGCAGGGCGCGCAACAGGCGCTCGATCTGCTCGCGCGCGTGACGCTCGCGCCCGGCGACGTGGTCGCCGTGGAAGACCCGGGCTATCCGCCCGCGCGCGATATCTTCGCGGCATCGGGCGCGAAGGTCGTGCCGGTGCCGGTGGATCGCGAGGGGCTCGTGGTCGCGCGTTTGCCGAAAGCGGCGCGGATCGTGTACGTGACGCCCTCGCATCAGTTCCCGCTCGGCATGCCGATGAGCCTCGCGCGGCGCGTTGCGCTGCTCGAATGGGCGCAGGCGCGCGGCGCGCTCGTGATCGAAGACGACTACGACTGCGAATACCGCTTCGAGGGCCGCTCGATGGAGCCGCTCAAGAGCCTCGACAACGCCGGCCTCGTCGCCTACGTCGGCACGTTTTCGAAGACCATATTCCCGGAGCTGCGCGTGGGCTACACGGTGCCGCCCGCCGCACTGGCCGCGCCGCTCGCCCGCGCGCGGCAGATAGGCGACGCGCACGGCTGCGTGCTCACGCAGACGGCGCTCGCCGACTTCATGCTCAATGGTCATTTCGCGCGCCATTTGCGGCGCATGCATCAGACGTATTCGCAGCGCCGCGACGTGCTGCTCGCGCATTTGCGTGGACCGCTCGCGCCATGGCTCGAACCCGTCACGCCGAACACGGCGGGGTTGCACCTGGCGGCGCGGCTCGTCGCGCCGCTCGATGCCGCTGCGGTGGTGCAGGCTGCGCGCAGCGCGTCGATTGGCTTGCATCCGCTCGCGCCGTTTCATCTCGAAGCGCCTGTGCAAAGCGGTTTTCTGTTCGGTTACGGCGGGGTCGACACCGAGCGCATCGATGCCGCGCTGACGTCGCTCGCCACGCTGCTGCGCACGCTTTGA